The following are encoded together in the Acidobacteriota bacterium genome:
- a CDS encoding 3-hydroxyacyl-CoA dehydrogenase NAD-binding domain-containing protein, with translation MAQLIRYDVRDRIAILTVDNPPVNAMGPGVLEGIEEAVARADADPAVDAMVLIGAGSTFVAGADIKIFGTLKTREQSLARSEATHARLRRIEDAAKPLVAAIHGNALGGGLEIAMSCHYRVMAHDARIGQPEVMLGIIPGAGGTQRLPRLCGAAMALEMCTGGKPVSASRAHAADIVDEVITGSLLDHAIAFAATRAAAGDARRTRTLSSKIADREAGLAACAATRKSLASTAKGVTAPFKAVDAIEAALSLDFDAGSARERELFADCVTSVECRALVHMFFADREAAKVPDVPKDTPVMPIARAAVIGAGTMGGGIAMTYANAGIPVILKDVDDAAVQRGMATIRKNYESTVAKGRMTAEALERTMALITPTTTYDGFDQADIVVEAIFENMDLKKTTFADLARVTKPSCLLASNTSTLDIDEFALASGRPGQVIGHHFFSPANVMKLLEIVRAKQTSKEAIATSLALAKKLGKVGVVVGNCFGFVANRMLAYYMREALLLLEEGATVSQVDGALTAFGMPVGPFGMQDIAGIDVGWRIRQHLKLTGQTRAEGPQSEVPDRLYEMGRYGQKTGAGWYRYEAGSRTRIPDPIVDELAAAEAAKRGITRRKVDDAEIIARIMTALANEGARILEEGYATRASDIDAVYCYGFGYPRHVGGPMFYADTVGLPTVLARVKEYRERCGDYWRPAALLEKLAAEGRGFHS, from the coding sequence ATGGCACAGCTGATTCGCTACGACGTCCGCGACCGCATCGCGATTCTCACGGTCGATAACCCCCCCGTTAACGCTATGGGACCCGGGGTGCTCGAAGGCATCGAAGAGGCCGTCGCCCGCGCCGACGCCGACCCGGCCGTCGACGCCATGGTGCTGATCGGCGCCGGGTCGACCTTCGTCGCGGGCGCCGACATCAAGATCTTCGGTACCCTCAAGACGCGCGAGCAATCGCTGGCGCGATCGGAAGCGACGCACGCGCGACTCCGGCGCATCGAGGACGCCGCCAAGCCGCTGGTCGCCGCGATTCATGGCAACGCCCTCGGCGGCGGCCTCGAAATCGCCATGTCGTGTCACTACCGGGTCATGGCGCACGACGCCAGGATCGGCCAGCCGGAAGTGATGCTGGGGATCATTCCCGGCGCCGGCGGTACCCAACGCCTGCCCCGCCTCTGCGGCGCGGCCATGGCGCTCGAGATGTGCACCGGCGGCAAGCCGGTATCCGCCTCCCGCGCGCACGCGGCCGACATCGTCGATGAGGTCATCACCGGATCGCTGCTCGATCACGCCATCGCGTTTGCCGCCACCAGGGCCGCCGCGGGTGATGCCAGAAGGACGCGCACCCTGTCCTCGAAGATCGCCGACCGCGAGGCCGGCCTGGCGGCCTGCGCCGCCACTCGCAAATCCTTGGCCAGCACGGCCAAGGGCGTTACCGCCCCCTTCAAGGCGGTGGACGCCATCGAAGCCGCGCTCTCGCTCGACTTCGACGCCGGCTCGGCCCGCGAGCGCGAGCTGTTCGCCGACTGCGTCACGTCGGTCGAGTGCCGCGCACTGGTGCACATGTTCTTCGCCGATCGCGAAGCCGCCAAGGTGCCCGACGTACCGAAGGACACGCCGGTGATGCCAATCGCCCGCGCCGCCGTCATCGGCGCCGGCACCATGGGCGGTGGCATCGCGATGACCTATGCCAACGCCGGCATTCCGGTGATCCTCAAGGATGTGGACGATGCGGCCGTTCAACGCGGGATGGCCACCATTCGCAAGAACTACGAATCGACGGTCGCCAAGGGGCGCATGACGGCCGAGGCCCTCGAGCGCACCATGGCCCTGATCACGCCGACGACCACCTACGACGGTTTCGATCAGGCCGACATCGTGGTCGAAGCGATCTTCGAAAACATGGACCTGAAGAAGACCACGTTCGCGGATTTGGCGCGGGTAACCAAGCCGTCCTGCCTCCTGGCCTCGAACACCTCAACGCTCGACATCGACGAGTTCGCCCTGGCCAGCGGTCGGCCCGGCCAGGTGATTGGCCACCACTTCTTCAGCCCCGCGAACGTGATGAAGCTGCTCGAGATCGTCCGCGCCAAGCAGACCAGCAAAGAAGCCATCGCGACCTCGCTCGCCCTCGCCAAGAAGCTCGGCAAGGTGGGCGTAGTCGTCGGCAACTGTTTCGGGTTCGTCGCCAACCGGATGCTGGCGTACTACATGCGCGAGGCGCTGTTGCTGCTGGAGGAGGGCGCCACGGTGTCGCAGGTGGATGGCGCGCTGACCGCCTTTGGAATGCCGGTAGGTCCGTTCGGCATGCAGGACATTGCCGGCATTGACGTGGGCTGGCGCATTCGCCAGCATCTCAAGCTCACCGGCCAGACGCGCGCCGAAGGTCCGCAGTCGGAAGTGCCGGACCGTCTTTACGAGATGGGCCGATACGGACAGAAGACCGGCGCCGGCTGGTACCGGTACGAGGCCGGCAGCCGCACGCGCATCCCGGATCCGATCGTCGACGAACTCGCGGCCGCCGAAGCGGCGAAGCGAGGGATCACCCGACGCAAGGTGGACGACGCGGAAATCATTGCCCGGATCATGACGGCGCTCGCCAACGAAGGCGCCCGCATTCTCGAGGAGGGCTACGCCACGCGCGCCAGCGACATCGACGCGGTCTACTGTTACGGGTTTGGCTACCCGCGGCACGTCGGCGGGCCGATGTTCTACGCCGACACGGTCGGCTTGCCAACGGTACTGGCGCGGGTGAAAGAGTATCGCGAACGCTGCGGCGACTACTGGCGGCCGGCCGCACTTCTCGAGAAGCTCGCGGCCGAGGGCCGCGGCTTCCACTCGTAA